ACGCTGGTTCGGGTTCTACGGCGTGGTGGGAGTCGTCGTCCTCTTCAGCGTGCTGCTGCCGGTCACCTATCCCACGATGACCAACCTGACCGCCGTGCTCGGAAACGAGGCGGTCGGCCTGATCCTCGCCATCGCGATCCTGATTCCGGTCGTGGCCGGCTACTTCGACCTGTCGGTCGCGAGTGTGCTGACGCTGTCGATGATCGTGTCGATCGGCTGCTTCCAGTTCTTCGAGACCCCGACGCCCGTCGCCTGTCTGGCGGGCGTCCTGATCGGCTCGTTGTTCGGACTGGTCAACGGGTTCTGCGTGGCGTGGCTCGAGATCAACGCCATGGTCGCCACGCTCGCCACCGGCAGCATCGCGCTCGGCATCGCGCTGTGGTGGACCAACGGCTCGATCTTCGCCGAGAACGTGCCGCCGGGTTTCCGCAGCCTGGGCGACCGGGTCGGTCCGGTACCGCTTCCGATCGTGTACGCCGGCGTCTTGTGCCTCCTCGCATGGTGGATCCTGGAGAAGACGCCGACCGGACGCTACCTCTACGCCATGGGCGACGGACCTGTTGCCGCCCGTCTGGTCGGACTGCCGACGACGACGCTCACCGTCGGCTCGTTCGTCGCGTCCGGCACGGTGGCCGGGGTGGCCGGTGTCGTCGAGGCGGCGATCCTCGGGTCGGGCAACCCCCAGGTGGGTGCGGGCTTCCTGCTGCCCGCCTTCGCCGCGGTGTTCCTCGGCGCCGCGATCTACACGATCGGCCGCTACAACGTGATCGG
This region of Nocardioides sp. L-11A genomic DNA includes:
- a CDS encoding ABC transporter permease; translated protein: MTTEISETQVPEVHAAQEGPARRGAGGLVHPRWFGFYGVVGVVVLFSVLLPVTYPTMTNLTAVLGNEAVGLILAIAILIPVVAGYFDLSVASVLTLSMIVSIGCFQFFETPTPVACLAGVLIGSLFGLVNGFCVAWLEINAMVATLATGSIALGIALWWTNGSIFAENVPPGFRSLGDRVGPVPLPIVYAGVLCLLAWWILEKTPTGRYLYAMGDGPVAARLVGLPTTTLTVGSFVASGTVAGVAGVVEAAILGSGNPQVGAGFLLPAFAAVFLGAAIYTIGRYNVIGTVVAVLILAALVAGLQQLGLPFYIESLLKGGVLLVAVALTSGRFSR